The Electrophorus electricus isolate fEleEle1 chromosome 19, fEleEle1.pri, whole genome shotgun sequence genome has a segment encoding these proteins:
- the si:dkey-6n21.13 gene encoding P2Y purinoceptor 3, which translates to MVTGATTVLSETGQGSDSGVLSFSNSTAASCNIDESYKYIFLPICYSFTFVFSLTLNSVVLYRSFHGTKRWNASLIYMVNLASTDFMYGLSLPFLVASYVMRDNWVFGDFMCRLVRFLFYFNLYCSIFFLTCISIHRYLGICHPMRTITLETKRAVKATCVLVWVAVFALTCPIFRFAQTELLPHRRNPGALEAAGNSDSTHPRMEGFQNCWDDAIDDEFQVYVPYGITLHLVGFFVPFSIIAWCYSRVVMAIFQTLHSQPPTNGPRTMRGNRARTGRAGMAIILGAHSPSVNRRRKSIKTIITITLLFALCFFPFHVTRTIFLVLKVTSGVRCPTMRMVSICYKITRPLASFNAWLNALLYFLTKEKSGPCCHKPQPTQQSLLWPLRMLGKGMNEEEDIEEARKHKDNDLKAEKTIFRDKP; encoded by the coding sequence ATGGTGACAGGTGCTACCACAGTCCTGTCCGAAACAGGGCAAGGAAGCGACAGTGGTGTCCTCTCCTTTTCCAACTCTACTGCTGCCTCCTGCAATATTGATGAGTCCTACAAGTACATCTTCCTCCCCATATGCTACTCCTTCACATTTGTCTTCAGCCTCACCCTCAACTCTGTGGTGCTCTATCGCTCCTTCCACGGCACCAAGCGCTGGAATGCGTCTCTGATCTACATGGTAAACTTGGCCTCGACTGATTTCATGTACGGCCTCTCCCTGCCCTTCTTGGTAGCCAGCTATGTCATGCGTGACAACTGGGTGTTTGGAGACTTCATGTGTCGCTTAGTGCGCTTCCTCTTCTACTTCAATCTGTACTGCAGCATCTTCTTTCTCACCTGCATCTCTATACATCGCTATCTGGGCATCTGCCACCCAATGAGGACCATCACCCTGGAGACCAAGCGAGCTGTGAAGGCTACTTGCGTTCTAGTATGGGTTGCTGTCTTTGCCCTGACCTGCCCAATTTTCCGCTTTGCACAGACAGAGTTGCTTCCCCATCGAAGAAACCCTGGGGCTTTAGAGGCAGCTGGAAACAGTGACAGCACACACCCAAGGATGGAAGGGTTCCAGAATTGCTGGGATGATGCTATTGATGATGAATTCCAGGTCTATGTTCCTTATGGGATAACTCTTCATCTTGTGGGTTTCTTTGTGCCCTTTAGCATCATTGCATGGTGTTACTCTCGTGTAGTTATGGCAATATTTCAAACACTGCACTCCCAACCTCCTACCAATGGTCCAAGGACAATGCGTGGAAATAGGGCCAGAACAGGAAGAGCAGGTATGGCCATCATTTTAGGGGCTCATTCACCTTCTGTGAACAGGCGTCGCAAGTCCATCAAGACCATCATAACCATTACACTGCTTTTTGCCCTTTGCTTCTTCCCCTTTCATGTCACCCGCACCATTTTTTTGGTGCTTAAGGTGACCAGCGGGGTACGGTGCCCCACGATGCGAATGGTGTCCATATGTTACAAAATAACTCGGCCACTTGCCTCCTTTAATGCCTGGCTCAACGCTCTACTCTATTTCCTCACCAAGGAAAAAAGTGGGCCATGCTGTCACAAACCACAGCCCACCCAACAGAGCCTCCTTTGGCCTTTGAGGATGCTGGGAAAGGGTATGAATGAAGAGGAAGACATTGAAGAGGCAAGAAAGCATAAAGACAATGACCTCAAGGCAGAAAAGACCATATTCAGAGACAAACCCTGA
- the si:dkey-6n21.12 gene encoding schwannomin-interacting protein 1 isoform X2, which yields MDGEKERERERGEEKESDETEEDAEGAALVWQEGYPEDDLDLPIMHWEALSLRIAELERQEEERRERNKDAGRWPEGWPQFNRHREAYEEMEDSRLTALTSRLQSHMNLQLCFINSESEDEEEDAKKELAKQGGRSSIRPAQQDPSPVSKSKAKSGGLKKEVRAALSMLKNKLRLEQKQTIPPSDAVKKRTHYKCSDLQNFTLKELNALKTTLSKDIHGLSSELVGRLLTRDQLRTEQDAMLLEIQDMTSL from the exons atggatggagagaaagaaagggagagggagagaggagaagagaaagagagtgatgaAACAGAGGAGGATGCTGAGGGGGCAGCTTTGGTGTGGCAGGAAGGCTACCCTGAGGATGACCTAGACTTACCCATCATGCACTGGGAAGCCCTGAGCCTGCGAATCGCAGAACTTGAGAGGCAAGAGGAGGAACGAAGAGAGAGGAATAAG GATGCGGGCCGGTGGCCAGAGGGCTGGCCACAGttcaacagacacagggaggcCTACGAGGAGATGGAGGACAGTCGTCTGACTGCTCTTACATCACG ACTCCAGAGTCATATGAACCTACAACTGTGCTTCATCAACAGTGagagtgaggatgaggaagaggatgcaaAAAAAGAG TTGGCCAAGCAGGGTGGGAGGAGCAGCATCAGGCCGGCACAGCAGGACCCCAGCCCAGTTTCTAAAAGCAAAGCCAAATCAGGGGGGTTGAAGAAAGAGGTCAGGGCTGCTCTCAGCATGCTTAAAAACAAGCTACGGCTAGAACAAAAACAG ACCATACCACCTAGTGATGCAGTGAAAAAGAGAACTCACTATAAGTGTAGTGACTTGCAAAATTTCACCTTAAAGGAGTTAAATGCATTGAAGACCACACTGAGCAAAGACATTCATG GTCTCAGCTCAGAATTAGTGGGTCGACTTCTCACAAGAGACCAGCTGAGGACAGAGCAGGATGCCATGTTACTGGAGATACAGGATATGACATCACTCTGA
- the si:dkey-6n21.12 gene encoding schwannomin-interacting protein 1 isoform X1 produces MDGEKERERERGEEKESDETEEDAEGAALVWQEGYPEDDLDLPIMHWEALSLRIAELERQEEERRERNKLKDAGRWPEGWPQFNRHREAYEEMEDSRLTALTSRLQSHMNLQLCFINSESEDEEEDAKKELAKQGGRSSIRPAQQDPSPVSKSKAKSGGLKKEVRAALSMLKNKLRLEQKQTIPPSDAVKKRTHYKCSDLQNFTLKELNALKTTLSKDIHGLSSELVGRLLTRDQLRTEQDAMLLEIQDMTSL; encoded by the exons atggatggagagaaagaaagggagagggagagaggagaagagaaagagagtgatgaAACAGAGGAGGATGCTGAGGGGGCAGCTTTGGTGTGGCAGGAAGGCTACCCTGAGGATGACCTAGACTTACCCATCATGCACTGGGAAGCCCTGAGCCTGCGAATCGCAGAACTTGAGAGGCAAGAGGAGGAACGAAGAGAGAGGAATAAG CTGAAGGATGCGGGCCGGTGGCCAGAGGGCTGGCCACAGttcaacagacacagggaggcCTACGAGGAGATGGAGGACAGTCGTCTGACTGCTCTTACATCACG ACTCCAGAGTCATATGAACCTACAACTGTGCTTCATCAACAGTGagagtgaggatgaggaagaggatgcaaAAAAAGAG TTGGCCAAGCAGGGTGGGAGGAGCAGCATCAGGCCGGCACAGCAGGACCCCAGCCCAGTTTCTAAAAGCAAAGCCAAATCAGGGGGGTTGAAGAAAGAGGTCAGGGCTGCTCTCAGCATGCTTAAAAACAAGCTACGGCTAGAACAAAAACAG ACCATACCACCTAGTGATGCAGTGAAAAAGAGAACTCACTATAAGTGTAGTGACTTGCAAAATTTCACCTTAAAGGAGTTAAATGCATTGAAGACCACACTGAGCAAAGACATTCATG GTCTCAGCTCAGAATTAGTGGGTCGACTTCTCACAAGAGACCAGCTGAGGACAGAGCAGGATGCCATGTTACTGGAGATACAGGATATGACATCACTCTGA
- the alox12 gene encoding arachidonate 12-lipoxygenase, 12S-type isoform X1 gives MMTKKDVLFPLMEYKVTVATGTSEYSGTNNYVYVTLVGERGASERTLLDNPGLDLCRGAVDEYTVRSSAPLGRILLVRLEKQRYWVEDNWFCRYVTVTSPGGHSTSTFPCYCWLVGDVQVEVREGTAKKQSGDTLPQERAHRKAELQERQKIYRWQHWAPGLPKCIDAKSEADLPQDARFANEKRSDFERSLQFALLELSLKKLVIKFGKSWDDLDDFKRIFWQLKSSIAEYTMQHWREDWFFGYQFLNGSNPRMIQRCKKLPSNFPVSGDMVQAFLGPNTTLDKEIKAGNVFLVDHGVMDGIPANSIRNQKQYIAAPLCLLYEHPDKGLIPIAIQLEQNPSRDTPIFLPNDPPLAWLLAKMWVRHAEFQVFQVLSHLLSTHLVVEVICVATLRQLPAVHPIYKLLSPHLKYSLEINCRARTQLISADGIFKRVVSTGGEGLLVLAQRGYKVFTYRSLHPRFDFVDRGVNKLKNYFYRDHVLMLWEAIHKFVSSMVSQYYSSDSEVEEDTELQAWISDVTEEGFVDAPQFGLANDLKTREELITLLSVVIFTSTAQHAATNNGQFDWCAWVPNTPCTMRQPPPTDKDAVTMGFIMDTLPDISQSCVQMAITWHLGRVQPDAIPLAQYAEQYFTEPEALRVIDSFREDLKEVEEEILRQNKGLELPYLYLCPSRIENSITI, from the exons atggagtACAAAGTGACGGTGGCAACAGGCACCTCAGAGTACTCAGGTACTAATAACTACGTGTATGTGACTCttgtgggggagagaggagcGAGTGAGCGGACCCTCCTTGACAACCCAGGTCTTGATCTCTGCCGAGGTGCG GTTGACGAGTATACTGTACGGAGCTCGGCCCCCCTGGGCCGTATCCTGCTCGTGCGGCTAGAGAAGCAGAGGTACTGGGTGGAGGATAACTGGTTCTGCCGCTACGTGACGGTGACATCACCAGGAGGCCACAGCACAAGCACCTTCCCCTGCTACTGCTGGCTGGTGGGGGATGtgcaggtggaggtgagggaaGGCACAG CTAAGAAGCAGAGCGGCGATACGCTGCCCCAGGAGCGTGCGCACAGGAAGGCAGAACTCCAGGAGAGGCAGAAAATCTACAG ATGGCAACACTGGGCTCCAGGCCTTCCCAAATGCATAGATGCCAAATCTGAAGCGGACCTTCCCCAGGATGCTCGCTTTGCCAATGAGAAGCGCAGTGACTTTGAGAGATCGCTTCAGTTCGC GCTCTTGGAGCTCTCGCTGAAGAAGTTGGTCATTAAGTTTGGGAAGTCCTGGGATGACTTGGATGATTTTAAGCGGATATTCTGGCAACTGAAGAGTTCGATTGCTG agTACACTATGCAACACTGGAGAGAGGACTGGTTTTTTGGCTATCAGTTCCTGAACGGCTCAAATCCAAGAATGATTCAAAGATGCAAGAAGCTGCCTTCAAACTTCCCTGTGAGTGGAGATATGGTGCAGGCATTCTTAGGCCCCAACACTACCCTGGACAAAGAGATCAAG gctGGGAATGTGTTCCTGGTTGACCATGGTGTGATGGATGGCATTCCTGCGAATTCaatcagaaatcagaaacaGTACATAGCAGCTCCTCTCTGTTTGCTGTATGAGCATCCTGATAAAGGCCTCATTCCTATTGCTATACAG CTTGAACAGAATCCAAGCAGGGACACACCCATCTTCCTCCCTAATGACCCGCCCCTGGCCTGGCTATTGGCTAAAATGTGGGTCCGTCATGCTGAATTCCAGGTCTTCCAAGTGCTTTCCCACCTGTTGAGCACTCACCTTGTAGTGGAGGTGATCTGTGTAGCTACACTGCGTCAGCTACCTGCAGTCCACCCTATATACAAG CTGCTCAGTCCTCATCTGAAATACTCGTTGGAGATCAATTGCCGAGCACGCACACAGCTCATTTCTGCAGATGGCATATTTAAAAGG GTGGTGTCTACAGGTGGGGAGGGGCTGCTGGTGCTGGCGCAAAGGGGATATAAGGTCTTCACCTACCGCTCACTCCACCCGCGCTTCGATTTTGTGGACCGTGGCGTCAACAAACTCAAAAACTACTTCTACAGAGACCACGTGCTAATGCTGTGGGAGGCCATTCATAA GTTTGTTTCCAGCATGGTATCCCAGTACTACAGCAGTGACAGTGAAGTAGAAGAAGACACAGAACTGCAGGCCTGGATTAGTGACGTGACTGAAGAAGGCTTTGTAGATGCGCCTCAGTTTG GGCTGGCTAATGACCTAAAGACCAGAGAGGAGCTGATCACTCTACTGAGCGTTGTGATCTTtaccagcacagcacaacatgcAGCAACTAACAATGGGCAG TTTGACTGGTGTGCATGGGTACCCAACACCCCTTGCACCATGCGCCAGCCTCCACCCACAGATAAGGATGCAGTCACAATGGGCTTCATCATGGATACACTGCCGGATATCAGCCAGTCATGTGTGCAGATGGCAATCACATGGCATTTAGGAAGGGTACAGCCAGATGCG ATTCCCCTAGCACAATATGCTGAGCAGTACTTCACTGAGCCAGAAGCTCTACGGGTGATTGACAGCTTCAGAGAGGATCTGAAGGAAGTTGAAGAGGAGATTTTGAGGCAGAATAAAGGCCTGGAATTACCGTATCTCTATTTGTGTCCCAGCCGAATAGAGAATAGCATTACTATATAA
- the alox12 gene encoding arachidonate 12-lipoxygenase, 12S-type isoform X2, with product MEYKVTVATGTSEYSGTNNYVYVTLVGERGASERTLLDNPGLDLCRGAVDEYTVRSSAPLGRILLVRLEKQRYWVEDNWFCRYVTVTSPGGHSTSTFPCYCWLVGDVQVEVREGTAKKQSGDTLPQERAHRKAELQERQKIYRWQHWAPGLPKCIDAKSEADLPQDARFANEKRSDFERSLQFALLELSLKKLVIKFGKSWDDLDDFKRIFWQLKSSIAEYTMQHWREDWFFGYQFLNGSNPRMIQRCKKLPSNFPVSGDMVQAFLGPNTTLDKEIKAGNVFLVDHGVMDGIPANSIRNQKQYIAAPLCLLYEHPDKGLIPIAIQLEQNPSRDTPIFLPNDPPLAWLLAKMWVRHAEFQVFQVLSHLLSTHLVVEVICVATLRQLPAVHPIYKLLSPHLKYSLEINCRARTQLISADGIFKRVVSTGGEGLLVLAQRGYKVFTYRSLHPRFDFVDRGVNKLKNYFYRDHVLMLWEAIHKFVSSMVSQYYSSDSEVEEDTELQAWISDVTEEGFVDAPQFGLANDLKTREELITLLSVVIFTSTAQHAATNNGQFDWCAWVPNTPCTMRQPPPTDKDAVTMGFIMDTLPDISQSCVQMAITWHLGRVQPDAIPLAQYAEQYFTEPEALRVIDSFREDLKEVEEEILRQNKGLELPYLYLCPSRIENSITI from the exons atggagtACAAAGTGACGGTGGCAACAGGCACCTCAGAGTACTCAGGTACTAATAACTACGTGTATGTGACTCttgtgggggagagaggagcGAGTGAGCGGACCCTCCTTGACAACCCAGGTCTTGATCTCTGCCGAGGTGCG GTTGACGAGTATACTGTACGGAGCTCGGCCCCCCTGGGCCGTATCCTGCTCGTGCGGCTAGAGAAGCAGAGGTACTGGGTGGAGGATAACTGGTTCTGCCGCTACGTGACGGTGACATCACCAGGAGGCCACAGCACAAGCACCTTCCCCTGCTACTGCTGGCTGGTGGGGGATGtgcaggtggaggtgagggaaGGCACAG CTAAGAAGCAGAGCGGCGATACGCTGCCCCAGGAGCGTGCGCACAGGAAGGCAGAACTCCAGGAGAGGCAGAAAATCTACAG ATGGCAACACTGGGCTCCAGGCCTTCCCAAATGCATAGATGCCAAATCTGAAGCGGACCTTCCCCAGGATGCTCGCTTTGCCAATGAGAAGCGCAGTGACTTTGAGAGATCGCTTCAGTTCGC GCTCTTGGAGCTCTCGCTGAAGAAGTTGGTCATTAAGTTTGGGAAGTCCTGGGATGACTTGGATGATTTTAAGCGGATATTCTGGCAACTGAAGAGTTCGATTGCTG agTACACTATGCAACACTGGAGAGAGGACTGGTTTTTTGGCTATCAGTTCCTGAACGGCTCAAATCCAAGAATGATTCAAAGATGCAAGAAGCTGCCTTCAAACTTCCCTGTGAGTGGAGATATGGTGCAGGCATTCTTAGGCCCCAACACTACCCTGGACAAAGAGATCAAG gctGGGAATGTGTTCCTGGTTGACCATGGTGTGATGGATGGCATTCCTGCGAATTCaatcagaaatcagaaacaGTACATAGCAGCTCCTCTCTGTTTGCTGTATGAGCATCCTGATAAAGGCCTCATTCCTATTGCTATACAG CTTGAACAGAATCCAAGCAGGGACACACCCATCTTCCTCCCTAATGACCCGCCCCTGGCCTGGCTATTGGCTAAAATGTGGGTCCGTCATGCTGAATTCCAGGTCTTCCAAGTGCTTTCCCACCTGTTGAGCACTCACCTTGTAGTGGAGGTGATCTGTGTAGCTACACTGCGTCAGCTACCTGCAGTCCACCCTATATACAAG CTGCTCAGTCCTCATCTGAAATACTCGTTGGAGATCAATTGCCGAGCACGCACACAGCTCATTTCTGCAGATGGCATATTTAAAAGG GTGGTGTCTACAGGTGGGGAGGGGCTGCTGGTGCTGGCGCAAAGGGGATATAAGGTCTTCACCTACCGCTCACTCCACCCGCGCTTCGATTTTGTGGACCGTGGCGTCAACAAACTCAAAAACTACTTCTACAGAGACCACGTGCTAATGCTGTGGGAGGCCATTCATAA GTTTGTTTCCAGCATGGTATCCCAGTACTACAGCAGTGACAGTGAAGTAGAAGAAGACACAGAACTGCAGGCCTGGATTAGTGACGTGACTGAAGAAGGCTTTGTAGATGCGCCTCAGTTTG GGCTGGCTAATGACCTAAAGACCAGAGAGGAGCTGATCACTCTACTGAGCGTTGTGATCTTtaccagcacagcacaacatgcAGCAACTAACAATGGGCAG TTTGACTGGTGTGCATGGGTACCCAACACCCCTTGCACCATGCGCCAGCCTCCACCCACAGATAAGGATGCAGTCACAATGGGCTTCATCATGGATACACTGCCGGATATCAGCCAGTCATGTGTGCAGATGGCAATCACATGGCATTTAGGAAGGGTACAGCCAGATGCG ATTCCCCTAGCACAATATGCTGAGCAGTACTTCACTGAGCCAGAAGCTCTACGGGTGATTGACAGCTTCAGAGAGGATCTGAAGGAAGTTGAAGAGGAGATTTTGAGGCAGAATAAAGGCCTGGAATTACCGTATCTCTATTTGTGTCCCAGCCGAATAGAGAATAGCATTACTATATAA
- the rnaseka gene encoding ribonuclease kappa-A, protein MPSLLFCGPKLAACLLVLSIWAVIMLAMLGIFFTTHSALLLEDVPFTEEDIHDEQNALQNIYGLFNQVGLNCFIAAGIYVVIGFVSFCQVRLNKRNEYLVH, encoded by the exons atgcCTTCTCTTTTATTCTGCGGTCCGAAACTGGCAGCATGTTTGCTGGTTTTGAGCATTTGGGCAGTCATTATGCTG GCAATGCTGGGGATTTTCTTCACTACACATTCAGCCTTGCTGCTCGAGGATGTGCCTTTCACAGAGGAAGACATCCATGACGA ACAAAATGCCCTGCAAAACATTTATGGACTTTTCAACCAAGTTGGCTTAAACTGCTTCATTGCTGCAGGAATCTACGTGGTGATTGGATTTGTGTCCTTCTGTCAAGTCCGACTGAATAAACGCAATGAATATCTTGTACATTAG
- the alox12 gene encoding arachidonate 12-lipoxygenase, 12S-type isoform X3, with product MTQLPVFASHPCWCWMHLRSHKTTGQHFPQSYLTKVDEYTVRSSAPLGRILLVRLEKQRYWVEDNWFCRYVTVTSPGGHSTSTFPCYCWLVGDVQVEVREGTAKKQSGDTLPQERAHRKAELQERQKIYRWQHWAPGLPKCIDAKSEADLPQDARFANEKRSDFERSLQFALLELSLKKLVIKFGKSWDDLDDFKRIFWQLKSSIAEYTMQHWREDWFFGYQFLNGSNPRMIQRCKKLPSNFPVSGDMVQAFLGPNTTLDKEIKAGNVFLVDHGVMDGIPANSIRNQKQYIAAPLCLLYEHPDKGLIPIAIQLEQNPSRDTPIFLPNDPPLAWLLAKMWVRHAEFQVFQVLSHLLSTHLVVEVICVATLRQLPAVHPIYKLLSPHLKYSLEINCRARTQLISADGIFKRVVSTGGEGLLVLAQRGYKVFTYRSLHPRFDFVDRGVNKLKNYFYRDHVLMLWEAIHKFVSSMVSQYYSSDSEVEEDTELQAWISDVTEEGFVDAPQFGLANDLKTREELITLLSVVIFTSTAQHAATNNGQFDWCAWVPNTPCTMRQPPPTDKDAVTMGFIMDTLPDISQSCVQMAITWHLGRVQPDAIPLAQYAEQYFTEPEALRVIDSFREDLKEVEEEILRQNKGLELPYLYLCPSRIENSITI from the exons ATGACCCAGCTGCCTGTCTTTGCCTCTCATCCATGTTGGTGTTGGATGCATTTGAGGTCGCACAAAACCACTGGCCAGCATTTCCCACAATCTTATCTCACCAAG GTTGACGAGTATACTGTACGGAGCTCGGCCCCCCTGGGCCGTATCCTGCTCGTGCGGCTAGAGAAGCAGAGGTACTGGGTGGAGGATAACTGGTTCTGCCGCTACGTGACGGTGACATCACCAGGAGGCCACAGCACAAGCACCTTCCCCTGCTACTGCTGGCTGGTGGGGGATGtgcaggtggaggtgagggaaGGCACAG CTAAGAAGCAGAGCGGCGATACGCTGCCCCAGGAGCGTGCGCACAGGAAGGCAGAACTCCAGGAGAGGCAGAAAATCTACAG ATGGCAACACTGGGCTCCAGGCCTTCCCAAATGCATAGATGCCAAATCTGAAGCGGACCTTCCCCAGGATGCTCGCTTTGCCAATGAGAAGCGCAGTGACTTTGAGAGATCGCTTCAGTTCGC GCTCTTGGAGCTCTCGCTGAAGAAGTTGGTCATTAAGTTTGGGAAGTCCTGGGATGACTTGGATGATTTTAAGCGGATATTCTGGCAACTGAAGAGTTCGATTGCTG agTACACTATGCAACACTGGAGAGAGGACTGGTTTTTTGGCTATCAGTTCCTGAACGGCTCAAATCCAAGAATGATTCAAAGATGCAAGAAGCTGCCTTCAAACTTCCCTGTGAGTGGAGATATGGTGCAGGCATTCTTAGGCCCCAACACTACCCTGGACAAAGAGATCAAG gctGGGAATGTGTTCCTGGTTGACCATGGTGTGATGGATGGCATTCCTGCGAATTCaatcagaaatcagaaacaGTACATAGCAGCTCCTCTCTGTTTGCTGTATGAGCATCCTGATAAAGGCCTCATTCCTATTGCTATACAG CTTGAACAGAATCCAAGCAGGGACACACCCATCTTCCTCCCTAATGACCCGCCCCTGGCCTGGCTATTGGCTAAAATGTGGGTCCGTCATGCTGAATTCCAGGTCTTCCAAGTGCTTTCCCACCTGTTGAGCACTCACCTTGTAGTGGAGGTGATCTGTGTAGCTACACTGCGTCAGCTACCTGCAGTCCACCCTATATACAAG CTGCTCAGTCCTCATCTGAAATACTCGTTGGAGATCAATTGCCGAGCACGCACACAGCTCATTTCTGCAGATGGCATATTTAAAAGG GTGGTGTCTACAGGTGGGGAGGGGCTGCTGGTGCTGGCGCAAAGGGGATATAAGGTCTTCACCTACCGCTCACTCCACCCGCGCTTCGATTTTGTGGACCGTGGCGTCAACAAACTCAAAAACTACTTCTACAGAGACCACGTGCTAATGCTGTGGGAGGCCATTCATAA GTTTGTTTCCAGCATGGTATCCCAGTACTACAGCAGTGACAGTGAAGTAGAAGAAGACACAGAACTGCAGGCCTGGATTAGTGACGTGACTGAAGAAGGCTTTGTAGATGCGCCTCAGTTTG GGCTGGCTAATGACCTAAAGACCAGAGAGGAGCTGATCACTCTACTGAGCGTTGTGATCTTtaccagcacagcacaacatgcAGCAACTAACAATGGGCAG TTTGACTGGTGTGCATGGGTACCCAACACCCCTTGCACCATGCGCCAGCCTCCACCCACAGATAAGGATGCAGTCACAATGGGCTTCATCATGGATACACTGCCGGATATCAGCCAGTCATGTGTGCAGATGGCAATCACATGGCATTTAGGAAGGGTACAGCCAGATGCG ATTCCCCTAGCACAATATGCTGAGCAGTACTTCACTGAGCCAGAAGCTCTACGGGTGATTGACAGCTTCAGAGAGGATCTGAAGGAAGTTGAAGAGGAGATTTTGAGGCAGAATAAAGGCCTGGAATTACCGTATCTCTATTTGTGTCCCAGCCGAATAGAGAATAGCATTACTATATAA